One window of Caldisericum exile AZM16c01 genomic DNA carries:
- the aspS gene encoding aspartate--tRNA ligase translates to MLKRTVGAGEIDENLIGNVVIVNGWLHRKRNLGGILFLDVRDRSGIVQVVVNPNDIPKEKFETIENLKVESVLAVKGTVKRRETPNPKLKTGFIEIQLSDFEIFSKAEDLPFNPFVPQDVDEIVRLKYRYLDLRREEMRNIFEFRAQITQCIRNYLSSKGFIEVETPYLTKSTPEGARDFLVPSRLNRGKFYALPQSPQLFKQILMISGFEKYFQIARCFRDEDLRLDRQPEFTQIDMEMSFVEQDDIIALVEDMYKTLFKEVMEIEIQTPFPRIDYKDAIRFYGSDKPDTRFDMKIIDFTDTFKDTQIKVFQNDGSKLILGLAIDGVNNTSRSEVDKLKEQVKQFGVNGFIDFKINGEEISSQFSKFLTEKERKDILKYTKDDSLVTIFVVDKKGGFEKIGRIRLFFGERFNKIDKEKFNFLWVVNFPFFSYSEEEGRFVAEHHPFTMPNPEDLDKLETDKENVRAIAYDLVLNGNELGGGSIRIHDSELQKRVFRAIGLSDEEIESRFGFLVKAFRFGAPPHGGIAFGLDRLVWILSKANSLRDVIAFPKTTSGTCPLTDAPSEVDKKQLDELGIDIKNG, encoded by the coding sequence ATGCTTAAAAGAACAGTTGGTGCAGGTGAAATAGATGAAAATCTAATAGGTAATGTTGTTATAGTAAACGGGTGGCTTCATAGAAAAAGAAATCTTGGTGGAATTTTATTTTTAGATGTAAGAGACCGCTCTGGCATCGTCCAGGTAGTAGTTAACCCAAACGATATTCCAAAGGAAAAATTCGAAACTATTGAAAATCTCAAGGTTGAGTCAGTTTTGGCTGTTAAAGGAACAGTAAAAAGACGTGAAACGCCAAACCCGAAATTAAAAACAGGTTTTATTGAAATACAACTTTCAGATTTTGAAATATTTTCAAAAGCTGAAGATCTTCCTTTTAATCCTTTTGTACCGCAAGATGTAGATGAGATTGTCCGCCTTAAATATAGATACCTTGACCTTAGACGTGAGGAAATGCGAAATATCTTTGAATTTAGAGCACAAATTACGCAATGCATAAGAAATTATCTTTCATCAAAGGGCTTTATTGAAGTTGAAACTCCATATTTAACAAAAAGTACCCCGGAAGGCGCAAGAGACTTTTTGGTTCCTTCAAGACTTAATAGGGGAAAATTCTACGCATTGCCTCAATCACCACAACTTTTTAAACAAATTCTTATGATAAGCGGTTTTGAAAAGTATTTTCAAATTGCAAGATGTTTTAGAGACGAAGATTTAAGGCTTGATAGACAACCAGAATTTACTCAAATTGATATGGAGATGTCATTCGTTGAACAGGACGATATAATAGCTCTTGTTGAAGATATGTATAAAACACTTTTTAAGGAAGTTATGGAAATTGAAATTCAAACTCCCTTCCCAAGAATTGATTATAAAGATGCAATAAGGTTCTATGGCTCCGATAAACCAGATACAAGATTTGATATGAAGATTATTGACTTTACAGATACATTTAAAGATACTCAAATAAAAGTTTTTCAAAACGATGGCTCTAAATTAATCTTAGGCTTAGCAATAGATGGAGTAAATAACACTTCAAGAAGTGAGGTAGACAAGTTAAAAGAACAAGTTAAGCAATTTGGTGTAAACGGTTTTATTGATTTTAAAATTAACGGAGAAGAAATTTCTTCTCAATTTAGCAAATTTTTAACCGAAAAAGAGAGAAAAGATATTTTGAAATACACTAAAGACGATTCATTAGTTACTATCTTTGTAGTTGATAAAAAGGGCGGATTTGAAAAAATCGGAAGAATTAGATTGTTTTTTGGTGAAAGATTTAATAAAATTGACAAAGAAAAATTTAATTTCCTTTGGGTTGTAAACTTCCCATTCTTCTCATATAGCGAAGAGGAAGGGAGATTTGTTGCAGAGCATCATCCGTTTACAATGCCTAATCCGGAGGATCTTGACAAGCTTGAAACTGACAAAGAAAACGTTCGAGCAATTGCATACGACCTTGTTCTCAATGGAAACGAACTCGGAGGAGGGAGTATAAGAATACATGACTCTGAATTACAAAAAAGAGTTTTTAGGGCAATCGGTTTAAGTGATGAAGAAATAGAATCAAGGTTTGGATTTCTTGTAAAAGCATTTAGATTTGGCGCACCACCTCATGGAGGAATTGCCTTTGGCCTTGATAGGCTTGTATGGATTTTGAGCAAGGCGAATAGTCTTCGTGATGTAATTGCATTCCCAAAAACTACTTCTGGCACTTGTCCATTAACAGATGCCCCAAGTGAAGTAGATAAAAAACAACTCGATGAGTTAGGTATAGATATTAAAAATGGATAG
- the hisS gene encoding histidine--tRNA ligase encodes MEIKTVKGFKDILGIDAILFNEIQKLSYNIANAFGYKLIVLPTVEYAELFDRSVGNTTDIVEKEMFTFDDKGGRTLSLRPEMTASVARSFIEHHMETNPMPLKFFYFGQCFRYENPQKGRYREFYQLGIEALGDISPILDVEVIQIALKIIEHFNIKNLKVKINSIGCRVCRPKYKETLTEALKPHYNELCSDCQRRLYTNPLRVLDCKKEKDSLKESLPKITDYLCDECMEHFEEVKKLLTELKIPFEVDNTLVRGLDYYTKTVFEVVSEDLGAQNALLGGGRYDYLIEDLGGRKTPGVGFALGVERFIEILKARNYKIPDNKKIYIAYDKKFSSTAFKIRDSLIPDFIVEIDPKGDSIKKQIERASRREINFVCILGEDEFSENSVSIKDMEKGNQIKVKIDELKESIKELINNA; translated from the coding sequence ATGGAAATTAAAACAGTAAAAGGCTTCAAAGATATTTTAGGAATAGACGCAATCCTTTTTAATGAAATTCAAAAACTAAGCTATAACATTGCAAACGCCTTTGGATATAAACTGATAGTTCTTCCAACAGTAGAGTATGCCGAACTCTTTGATAGGTCTGTGGGAAATACAACAGATATAGTAGAAAAAGAAATGTTCACATTTGACGACAAAGGTGGAAGAACTCTTTCACTTAGACCAGAGATGACTGCTTCCGTTGCTCGATCTTTCATCGAGCATCACATGGAAACAAACCCAATGCCCCTTAAGTTTTTCTATTTTGGTCAATGTTTTAGATACGAAAATCCGCAGAAAGGTCGATACAGAGAATTTTATCAACTAGGTATTGAAGCACTGGGTGATATTTCACCAATACTTGATGTTGAAGTAATACAAATTGCACTTAAGATAATAGAACACTTCAACATTAAAAATCTAAAAGTTAAAATTAACAGTATCGGATGTAGAGTCTGTAGACCTAAGTATAAAGAAACGCTTACGGAAGCACTTAAGCCACATTATAATGAACTTTGTTCTGACTGCCAAAGAAGACTTTATACAAATCCTCTAAGGGTTCTTGACTGCAAAAAAGAAAAAGACTCTTTGAAAGAAAGTCTTCCAAAGATAACTGATTATCTTTGCGATGAATGTATGGAGCATTTTGAAGAAGTAAAAAAATTACTCACAGAGTTAAAAATTCCCTTTGAGGTTGATAACACTCTTGTGAGAGGCCTTGACTATTACACAAAGACTGTCTTTGAGGTAGTTTCGGAAGACCTTGGAGCACAAAATGCCTTACTTGGTGGGGGAAGATATGACTATCTTATAGAGGACCTCGGCGGAAGGAAAACTCCAGGTGTTGGTTTCGCATTGGGTGTTGAGCGGTTTATTGAAATCCTTAAAGCAAGAAATTATAAAATTCCTGACAATAAAAAAATCTATATTGCATATGATAAAAAGTTTAGCAGTACTGCATTTAAAATAAGAGATTCACTAATTCCGGATTTTATTGTGGAAATTGATCCAAAAGGAGATTCTATTAAAAAACAGATAGAAAGAGCAAGTAGAAGAGAGATAAACTTTGTATGTATTCTTGGAGAAGATGAATTTTCCGAAAATAGTGTAAGCATTAAGGATATGGAAAAAGGAAATCAAATAAAAGTGAAAATTGATGAACTTAAAGAATCGATAAAGGAGTTGATAAATAATGCTTAA
- a CDS encoding VIT1/CCC1 transporter family protein: protein MNHKFIEAQVSEITGAKIYGFLSEKLKGKNRELIKEISKDEFNHYLLLKKITKVDVKEDFLQLILYKILYYVFGVVFVVKLMERSESDAVRLYKELSNKDSEFLSVLEDEERHEEELIGLIEEERVYYVSSVVLGLNDALVEITGTISGLSSALQNARTIGVAALITGVAASLSMAASEYISKKTDLLSQRNPLKAAVYTFVAYFLVVLGLVLPFFFVNNFVIGFIFSIIFGFLIVVVFSFYVSIIHDTEFKRTFSEMFFVVIGVVVITFFLGYIARKLFNVNI from the coding sequence ATGAACCACAAATTTATAGAGGCCCAAGTAAGTGAAATAACAGGTGCAAAAATATACGGATTTTTATCAGAGAAACTAAAAGGAAAAAACAGAGAGTTAATCAAAGAAATTTCAAAAGATGAATTTAATCATTATCTGCTACTTAAGAAGATCACTAAAGTAGATGTTAAAGAGGACTTTCTACAATTAATACTTTATAAAATTCTATATTATGTATTTGGGGTGGTATTTGTAGTTAAATTGATGGAGAGAAGCGAAAGCGACGCAGTAAGGCTATATAAGGAACTATCAAATAAGGATAGTGAGTTTTTGTCTGTTCTTGAAGATGAGGAACGACACGAAGAGGAATTGATTGGGTTAATCGAAGAGGAAAGAGTATATTACGTAAGTTCTGTTGTTCTTGGGTTGAATGATGCGCTTGTTGAAATTACGGGAACAATATCTGGTTTATCCTCTGCCCTTCAAAATGCAAGAACTATTGGAGTTGCTGCACTTATTACAGGTGTTGCTGCCTCCTTATCGATGGCTGCGTCAGAATATATTTCAAAAAAAACCGATTTATTGTCACAAAGAAATCCACTTAAAGCTGCAGTTTATACTTTTGTTGCGTATTTCCTTGTTGTCCTTGGACTTGTTTTACCATTTTTCTTTGTAAATAATTTTGTAATTGGTTTTATTTTTTCAATAATATTTGGCTTCTTAATAGTAGTAGTGTTTTCTTTCTACGTTTCTATTATTCATGATACAGAGTTTAAGAGAACTTTTTCTGAAATGTTTTTTGTAGTTATTGGTGTTGTTGTAATCACATTCTTTTTGGGTTATATTGCAAGAAAATTATTCAATGTAAATATTTAG
- a CDS encoding tetratricopeptide repeat protein produces the protein MIKRVPKIFISLIILGYIFAFFSLFDPTKRIVGLLSFVVAAILHIILLMSNEYKSSRHLSLASKYIEKNMPNNAYDEILKAARLYENEEELYKLFYNKTKFKETVRKVANLIYDNIKDHDTPYLRFIGSMLEYISGDLEKAKRLLVSIDTDKLTIKMVRLLGSVFYDLKDFDNAIKYLSLYDPPYTPMNEDELAVVYGLGISYLQKGDRQKAKEYLERVELRNSTFGNVSQILKLLENDSKES, from the coding sequence ATGATTAAGAGAGTTCCAAAAATTTTTATTTCGTTAATTATTCTTGGCTATATTTTTGCCTTCTTTTCACTATTTGATCCGACAAAAAGAATTGTTGGGTTGTTGTCGTTTGTTGTTGCAGCAATTCTACACATTATACTTTTGATGTCTAATGAGTATAAATCTTCAAGACATCTTTCGCTTGCTTCGAAATATATTGAAAAAAATATGCCAAATAACGCATATGATGAGATTCTTAAGGCAGCAAGACTTTACGAAAACGAAGAAGAGCTTTACAAGTTGTTCTACAATAAAACAAAATTCAAGGAAACAGTTAGGAAAGTTGCGAACCTCATTTACGATAACATAAAGGATCATGATACACCTTATTTGCGATTTATTGGTTCAATGCTTGAATATATTTCAGGAGATCTTGAGAAAGCAAAGAGATTGCTTGTCAGTATTGATACTGATAAATTGACAATAAAGATGGTAAGATTGCTGGGTTCGGTGTTTTATGATCTTAAAGACTTTGATAATGCTATCAAATATTTGTCTTTGTATGATCCGCCATACACCCCAATGAATGAAGATGAGCTTGCAGTTGTATATGGCTTAGGCATATCCTACTTACAAAAAGGAGATCGACAAAAGGCAAAAGAGTATCTCGAACGAGTTGAATTAAGAAACTCAACATTTGGAAACGTATCACAAATTTTAAAGTTATTAGAAAATGACTCTAAAGAATCATAA
- a CDS encoding MFS transporter has product MLYNSFRKVGGAFMIRKVLLENKNARCYILASFIISIGTGIFFLTLNLYLKSLGVKNEFIGFINGIYYLGIAVLALLSGLISNIAGHKRSFAIGTMLQFLGEIGMVLSKNGFALIIFIFLIGFGSSLFLVNEAPFLSRNSTSYEQTHLFGLSFGSVVLGNFIGEILGSFLPKILNGDQAFALRSAIIIAATLTILGLLFIIRIDEEWVIEESESIISKIKDPLIKLFNYKKNFKIIGIFAISEFLMGIGAGVMVPFFNLYFIEYQGIGYEKLGIIFGAQSILIALASFFIPYVVKKFKKFYSVITLESLSLPFIILLLSKNKTLSIISYLLRGIFINASIPVYTSYYMDLMEDEIKAIASSVKEISWNLAWFIGSLLFAFMGGDYKSAIVTFFLFYTLGILSFSFLTKKNAKIMIL; this is encoded by the coding sequence TTGTTATATAATTCATTTCGAAAAGTTGGAGGTGCGTTTATGATAAGAAAAGTTTTACTTGAAAATAAAAATGCAAGATGTTATATTTTAGCAAGTTTTATAATCTCTATAGGGACTGGAATATTTTTTCTCACTTTGAATCTATATTTGAAAAGCTTAGGAGTAAAAAATGAATTTATAGGATTTATCAATGGTATTTATTACTTAGGTATTGCAGTGCTTGCTTTACTTTCTGGATTAATTTCAAACATTGCAGGTCATAAAAGAAGTTTTGCAATAGGGACTATGCTTCAGTTTTTAGGTGAAATTGGTATGGTTTTATCTAAAAATGGATTTGCATTGATTATTTTTATATTTTTAATAGGTTTTGGTTCCTCGCTTTTCCTTGTCAACGAAGCACCATTCCTTTCAAGAAACAGTACTTCCTATGAGCAAACTCATTTATTTGGTTTAAGTTTTGGTAGTGTTGTTCTTGGAAATTTTATTGGAGAAATTTTGGGTAGTTTTTTACCAAAGATATTAAACGGCGATCAAGCCTTCGCATTGAGAAGCGCTATTATTATTGCAGCAACCTTAACAATATTAGGACTTCTATTTATTATCAGGATTGATGAGGAATGGGTTATAGAGGAAAGTGAAAGTATAATTTCTAAAATAAAAGATCCGCTAATTAAACTATTCAACTATAAGAAAAATTTTAAAATTATCGGAATTTTCGCAATAAGTGAGTTTCTAATGGGTATAGGAGCAGGTGTTATGGTTCCTTTCTTTAACCTTTACTTCATCGAGTATCAAGGTATTGGATACGAAAAACTTGGAATTATATTTGGTGCACAAAGCATTTTAATAGCACTTGCATCATTTTTTATACCATATGTAGTTAAAAAATTTAAAAAATTCTATTCCGTAATTACTCTTGAAAGCCTTTCCCTTCCATTCATCATATTACTTCTCTCAAAAAACAAAACGTTGTCTATAATTTCCTATCTTTTAAGAGGTATTTTTATAAACGCATCGATTCCAGTCTATACTTCATACTACATGGATTTAATGGAAGATGAAATAAAAGCAATCGCTTCGAGTGTGAAAGAAATATCATGGAATCTTGCATGGTTTATTGGTTCTTTGCTTTTTGCGTTTATGGGTGGGGATTACAAATCGGCAATTGTTACCTTTTTCTTATTCTATACCCTCGGGATTTTATCTTTTTCTTTTCTCACGAAGAAAAATGCAAAAATTATGATTCTTTAG
- a CDS encoding lipopolysaccharide assembly protein LapA domain-containing protein — protein sequence MKKLNVFLVFILLVSLATVLLIAQNYNPTVINFFTFKFNTTVGLFGIIMLFAGVVIMWLISLIVHYREISELKRKLSDCESKISKITKENNTTEQTRTNITEN from the coding sequence ATGAAGAAGTTAAACGTATTTCTTGTTTTTATTCTTTTAGTTTCTCTTGCAACTGTGCTTTTAATTGCACAAAACTACAATCCAACAGTTATTAACTTTTTTACATTTAAGTTCAACACAACAGTTGGGCTATTTGGAATCATAATGCTGTTTGCGGGAGTTGTCATAATGTGGTTAATTTCCTTGATAGTGCATTACCGAGAAATTTCGGAATTAAAGCGGAAATTGTCTGATTGCGAGTCAAAGATAAGCAAAATTACTAAAGAAAACAATACAACAGAACAAACAAGAACGAACATAACTGAAAACTAA
- a CDS encoding alanyl-tRNA editing protein, whose amino-acid sequence MIDYDIFEFKGKVKDKFENNGKFFVELEQTNFYPDGKGGQLGDRSYIGKAKILSVKEGDSRIIHEVDTLDVEENPICIIDRERRLEISREHTAQHILSQAFLKLYNIETVSFHMGEYYSTIDLNSIEIDDKKIYEAELLANKIVLENREVKKYYVSSQDLEKLNLRKKIDVEGSIRIVEVNGFDISMCSGTHVERTGEIGIIKVIKAEKTKKELTRIYFASGIRALKMFQEKTKIIEQISQMLTTGESELISKINKTINVNKMLSNINRSLEEKLLDEVIKRLSSEKIIKEVFENISRKGFEAMAHKLKNLGKSGFIVLMEKEKFVVATFNSVVTLQVKGYDINGVIFYTFDLNKKEEVLRELLEK is encoded by the coding sequence ATGATAGACTACGATATATTTGAATTTAAAGGAAAAGTAAAAGACAAATTTGAAAATAATGGAAAATTTTTTGTTGAACTTGAACAAACCAATTTTTATCCTGATGGAAAAGGTGGACAGCTCGGAGATAGAAGCTACATTGGAAAAGCTAAAATACTTTCTGTAAAAGAAGGGGACTCGCGAATAATTCATGAGGTTGATACCTTAGACGTTGAAGAAAACCCTATCTGCATTATCGACAGAGAAAGAAGACTCGAAATTTCAAGAGAACACACGGCTCAGCATATTCTTTCACAAGCGTTTTTAAAATTATATAACATAGAAACAGTGAGTTTCCATATGGGCGAATATTATTCAACAATTGATTTGAACTCAATTGAAATAGATGATAAAAAAATTTATGAGGCTGAGCTTCTTGCAAACAAGATAGTTTTGGAAAATCGGGAAGTAAAAAAATATTACGTAAGTAGTCAAGATCTTGAGAAGTTGAATTTGCGAAAAAAGATTGATGTTGAAGGATCAATAAGGATAGTTGAGGTTAATGGTTTTGATATTTCAATGTGCAGTGGAACACATGTTGAAAGAACTGGTGAAATAGGAATAATTAAGGTTATCAAGGCCGAAAAGACAAAAAAAGAGTTAACACGGATCTACTTTGCATCGGGAATAAGAGCGCTTAAAATGTTCCAAGAAAAAACAAAAATAATTGAACAAATATCACAGATGCTTACGACAGGCGAATCAGAACTCATATCAAAAATTAACAAAACAATTAACGTTAATAAAATGCTTTCAAATATTAATCGAAGTCTTGAGGAGAAACTCTTGGATGAGGTTATAAAAAGGTTAAGTAGTGAAAAGATAATAAAGGAAGTATTCGAAAACATCTCAAGAAAAGGTTTCGAGGCAATGGCTCATAAGTTGAAAAATTTAGGAAAAAGTGGTTTTATTGTGTTGATGGAAAAAGAGAAATTCGTAGTTGCAACTTTTAATAGCGTTGTTACTTTGCAAGTTAAAGGTTACGATATAAATGGAGTAATTTTTTACACTTTTGATCTTAATAAAAAAGAGGAAGTATTAAGGGAATTACTTGAAAAATAG
- the dapF gene encoding diaminopimelate epimerase, with product MSKGKILEFYKFEGALNDFVIIDGRSNKLEYPLEVARMLLDRHASIGGDSLLYLEESNVADIKMRVLEKDGSESQMCGNGARCVGLYFDKFFGKRSIKIETLSGLKEVKKVADGRFVVSMGPVQKLGNFVIGFKEDYQTTLDLFSLKLYIVNSSEPHAVIPMMNINKIPKAKGVKIAKNFKLFPYGINVDFIEIVNKNTIKIRTIERGVYEETLACGTGAVASAYVLHEFFGGNNVISVKALGGDLTVIIKESENLLEGDARFVFKGEIEL from the coding sequence ATGTCGAAAGGAAAAATTCTTGAATTCTACAAATTCGAAGGAGCGCTTAACGATTTTGTTATTATTGACGGACGTTCCAATAAGTTAGAATATCCGTTAGAAGTAGCGAGGATGCTACTTGATAGACACGCATCAATTGGTGGTGATTCTCTTTTATATCTTGAAGAAAGCAACGTTGCAGATATCAAAATGAGAGTTCTTGAAAAAGATGGTAGCGAATCTCAAATGTGTGGAAATGGGGCTCGTTGTGTTGGATTGTATTTCGACAAATTTTTTGGTAAAAGAAGTATAAAGATTGAAACACTATCCGGTTTAAAAGAAGTTAAAAAAGTAGCCGATGGTAGATTTGTGGTATCTATGGGACCAGTCCAAAAACTTGGAAATTTTGTTATAGGTTTTAAAGAAGATTACCAAACAACACTAGACTTATTTTCTTTAAAACTATATATTGTAAATTCATCAGAACCTCACGCAGTAATCCCAATGATGAATATTAATAAAATTCCAAAAGCAAAAGGCGTCAAGATTGCAAAAAACTTCAAACTTTTCCCTTATGGAATTAATGTTGACTTTATTGAAATTGTTAATAAAAACACAATAAAAATTAGGACAATTGAGCGCGGTGTTTACGAAGAAACGCTTGCTTGTGGAACAGGTGCAGTTGCTTCTGCATACGTATTGCATGAGTTCTTCGGTGGAAATAATGTAATATCCGTAAAAGCCCTGGGAGGCGATCTTACAGTAATTATCAAAGAGTCAGAAAACCTTTTAGAAGGAGATGCACGATTTGTATTCAAAGGAGAAATTGAATTATGA